The Arachis ipaensis cultivar K30076 chromosome B07, Araip1.1, whole genome shotgun sequence genomic interval TAATAATGATCCTTATTCAAATATATTCAATcaaggatggaggaatcacccaaactttgggtggagagagcaaccctAGAAGCCCTGGCCAAATTTCAACAATAACTCTCAGGGCGGTTTTAATCAAAATAAGTTCAATAATATCAACAACTGTCAATTTCAAACTTCTCAACCACAGCAGGCATCAACTCAACCTTAGAACACTCTTGACTTGGCCTCTTTAGTTGCAAAACTTTCCAAGAGTGCTCATAGCTTTATGCAGGAGACTAGAGCTTTAATTCGGAACTTGGAagtacaagtgggtcagttgagcaaAAGAATACCTGAGagacctcctaacactcttcctggTGACACAAAGGTAAATCCAAGGGAAGAGTGTAAGGCCCTCACAATGGCTCATGAATTCATGCCAAAGGAAGCGCAGGTTGCTAAGGAGTTAGAAGAGAAAGAAGCTCTAGAAAAGGATGAAGTTACGCTGTCACACGTCTCACCTAGGGCACCTATTCAAGAGCCTGAAGTATTACACCCTCAGGAGCTCCAAGAGCAGTCCAATAATGAGCAGTTCTCTCAGTTTTTGGAGGTCTTTAAGAAGTTAAAAGTCAATATTCCTTTCGCTAAGACTCTTGAGAAAATGCCTCCCTATGTAGCATTCATGAAAGGCTTACTCTTTGAGAAGAAGGCCTTAAAGAGAGATAAAATAGTGGTACtgaccaaggaatgtagtgcacTCATTCAGAGAAAGCTGCCagagaagatgccagatccaagaAACTTTCAGATTCCTTGTACTATTGGGAATATCATTTTTTACAAAGCTATTTGTGATCTTAGCTCAAGTATTAATCTGATGCCTTTGTTTGTGATGGAAAAGCTGCAAATTCAAGAGGCACAGCCTACAAGGATAGCACtatagatggcagacaagtctCTGAGGCAGGCACATAGGTCAGTGGAAAAATGTCTTAGTCAAGGTTGGAGAGCTTTACCTCCCTACAGATTCTGTGGTACTTGATATGGGAGAGGATGCAAATGACTCCATAATACTAGGAAGAACATTCCTAGTTACTGGGAGAACTTTGATTGATGTTGAGAGAGGTGAATTGGTTCTGAGCTACGAGAAGACTACCTGGTATTCAAGGATTTTAAACCTTCATCACTCTCTAGAGAAGGAGATACTTGTATGTAGAGTTTATTTCTTAAGCCTTCTCCCTTAGTGGAAACCAATACAATCCCCCtgacatcaaacttaagtttggtattAGGCGTTCTTCACCCACTAAGGAGGGAGGAATTCCCAAGAAGAAGGTACCCAAGggctggaggaacaagaagattttCACTAAAGACTTCTCACTTGGAATGAAAGTGGTGATCACTAGAAGTCCAGTCCTGCTACCTCATACTGTGAATAGGATCCTATCTCTTGAACACATTAAGTTGATCCATGATAGTGCAAGAAAGAAGTTCATAGTGAGGGGTGAGAACCTAAGCCCCTATgaccctcctccttagaggagctgaccatcATGCTAGTGATGGTAAAGAAgttcttgttgggaggcaacccaacaatGAGTATCCTTTCATTTTACATCAGTgtgattttcattttatttttcattgattTTCATAGTTTTCCAAGGTTTAATCTTGTTTGTGATCTTGCACAGTGCTTAGAACAAGGACAGGAAGATTCAGAAGGAAGAACAAAACACCCTGGAGCAAGGTTGACTCGAAGTGTTTTGGCGCTAACGGTGCGTGAAATTggaactcgcacaacttaaccggcaag includes:
- the LOC107607221 gene encoding uncharacterized protein LOC107607221 → MKVDTLDAILAQNKIMSQQISMITQQLSRMQVLADNTQDASYDMNGGFNQEENYGYDQPTPEQETRALIRNLEVQVGQLSKRIPERPPNTLPGDTKVNPREECKALTMAHEFMPKEAQVAKELEEKEALEKDEVTLSHVSPRAPIQEPEVLHPQELQEQSNNEQFSQFLEVFKKLKVNIPFAKTLEKMPPYVAFMKGLLFEKKALKRDKIVVLTKECSALIQRKLPEKMPDPRNFQIPCTIGNIIFYKAICDLSSSINLMPLFVMEKLQIQEAQPTRIAL